A region of Hemicordylus capensis ecotype Gifberg chromosome 17, rHemCap1.1.pri, whole genome shotgun sequence DNA encodes the following proteins:
- the LOC128338796 gene encoding epididymal secretory protein 4-like isoform X1 has protein sequence MKGGLWIFGLALACMPDFTAGTLVQPDFEYHKAEGVWHRLGMVTKGEESEVMGVDIKISPLPKGNLDVQQRTLVRDSCRSFSVRFKRMDRSGRFTVLFATRGKSTVHVVDTDNEIYLLLHIETGKDVGLYLYARGVEASGALKKKFKTHAKNLGFSERDIKYPDRDVKCPF, from the exons ATGAAAGGCGGGCTGTGGATCTTTGGCCTGGCTCTTGCGTGCATGCCGGACTTCACAGCGGGGACATTGGTGCAGCCAGATTTTGAATACCACAAA GCAGAAGGCGTATGGCACCGCCTTGGAATGGTCACCAAGGGAGAAGAATCAGAAGTGATGGGTGTCGACATCAAGATATCGCCTTTGCCCAAAGGAAATCTTGATGTCCAACAAAGGACTCTGGT AAGGGATTCCTGCCGGAGTTTCAGCGTCCGGTTCAAACGCATGGACCGTTCTGGTAGATTCACCGTTCTCT ttgccactagagGCAAAAGCACCGTCCACGTCGTAGATACAGATAATGAGATCTATCTCCTTCTTCACATTGAAACCGGAAAGGATGTTGGGCTCTATCTCTATG CTAGAGGAGTTGAAGCTTCAGGTGCCCTCAAGAAAAAATTCAAGACTCATGCCAAGAATTTGGGGTTCTCCGAGAGGGACATCAAATACCCGGACAGAGATG TGAAATGCCCATTCTGA
- the LOC128338796 gene encoding lipocalin-like isoform X3, with protein sequence MKGGLWIFGLALACMPDFTAGTLVQPDFEYHKAEGVWHRLGMVTKGEESEVMGVDIKISPLPKGNLDVQQRTLVRDSCRSFSVRFKRMDRSGRFTVLFATRGKSTVHVVDTDNEIYLLLHIETGKDVGLYLYVKCPF encoded by the exons ATGAAAGGCGGGCTGTGGATCTTTGGCCTGGCTCTTGCGTGCATGCCGGACTTCACAGCGGGGACATTGGTGCAGCCAGATTTTGAATACCACAAA GCAGAAGGCGTATGGCACCGCCTTGGAATGGTCACCAAGGGAGAAGAATCAGAAGTGATGGGTGTCGACATCAAGATATCGCCTTTGCCCAAAGGAAATCTTGATGTCCAACAAAGGACTCTGGT AAGGGATTCCTGCCGGAGTTTCAGCGTCCGGTTCAAACGCATGGACCGTTCTGGTAGATTCACCGTTCTCT ttgccactagagGCAAAAGCACCGTCCACGTCGTAGATACAGATAATGAGATCTATCTCCTTCTTCACATTGAAACCGGAAAGGATGTTGGGCTCTATCTCTATG TGAAATGCCCATTCTGA
- the LOC128338796 gene encoding uncharacterized protein LOC128338796 isoform X2: MQSVAWLRMIPEGVWHRLGMVTKGEESEVMGVDIKISPLPKGNLDVQQRTLVRDSCRSFSVRFKRMDRSGRFTVLFATRGKSTVHVVDTDNEIYLLLHIETGKDVGLYLYARGVEASGALKKKFKTHAKNLGFSERDIKYPDRDVKCPF, encoded by the exons ATGCAATCTGTCGCATGGCTCCGAATGATTCCAG AAGGCGTATGGCACCGCCTTGGAATGGTCACCAAGGGAGAAGAATCAGAAGTGATGGGTGTCGACATCAAGATATCGCCTTTGCCCAAAGGAAATCTTGATGTCCAACAAAGGACTCTGGT AAGGGATTCCTGCCGGAGTTTCAGCGTCCGGTTCAAACGCATGGACCGTTCTGGTAGATTCACCGTTCTCT ttgccactagagGCAAAAGCACCGTCCACGTCGTAGATACAGATAATGAGATCTATCTCCTTCTTCACATTGAAACCGGAAAGGATGTTGGGCTCTATCTCTATG CTAGAGGAGTTGAAGCTTCAGGTGCCCTCAAGAAAAAATTCAAGACTCATGCCAAGAATTTGGGGTTCTCCGAGAGGGACATCAAATACCCGGACAGAGATG TGAAATGCCCATTCTGA
- the LOC128338796 gene encoding uncharacterized protein LOC128338796 isoform X4 has translation MVTKGEESEVMGVDIKISPLPKGNLDVQQRTLVRDSCRSFSVRFKRMDRSGRFTVLFATRGKSTVHVVDTDNEIYLLLHIETGKDVGLYLYARGVEASGALKKKFKTHAKNLGFSERDIKYPDRDVKCPF, from the exons ATGGTCACCAAGGGAGAAGAATCAGAAGTGATGGGTGTCGACATCAAGATATCGCCTTTGCCCAAAGGAAATCTTGATGTCCAACAAAGGACTCTGGT AAGGGATTCCTGCCGGAGTTTCAGCGTCCGGTTCAAACGCATGGACCGTTCTGGTAGATTCACCGTTCTCT ttgccactagagGCAAAAGCACCGTCCACGTCGTAGATACAGATAATGAGATCTATCTCCTTCTTCACATTGAAACCGGAAAGGATGTTGGGCTCTATCTCTATG CTAGAGGAGTTGAAGCTTCAGGTGCCCTCAAGAAAAAATTCAAGACTCATGCCAAGAATTTGGGGTTCTCCGAGAGGGACATCAAATACCCGGACAGAGATG TGAAATGCCCATTCTGA
- the TMEM141 gene encoding transmembrane protein 141 isoform X3 has translation MGLRFAGKQEGQADRCAKRRVGGVAAAGCAPSAAAAPPPPPPPPPAPMVNVGLSRVDDAVAAKHPGLQEYTACQSFAFMKGIGAFITGTGMAFALQKFNRKMPYPLQWNIFVSVEKVPTLEPKEKAGPGMKRNKYGDVVE, from the exons ATGGGGCTGCGCTTCGCTGGCAAGCAGGAAGGACAAGCAGATCGCTGCGCAAAGAGGCGGGTCGGCGGCGTTGCCGCTGCAGGTTGTGCgccctcggcggcggcggcgccgcctcctcctcctcctcctcctcctgcgcccATGGTGAACGTGGGGCTGTCGCGCGTGGACGATGCTGTGGCGGCCAAGCACCCG GGGCTGCAGGAATACACTGCCTGCCagtcctttgccttcatgaaggGAATTGGTGCCTTTATCACAG GCACTGGGATGGCTTTTGCGCTGCAGAAGTTCAACCGGAAGATGCCCTACCCTCTCCAGTGGAACATTTTCGTCTCTGTGG AGAAAGTACCTACTCTGGAGCCCAAAGAAAAGGCAGGGCCAGGCATGAAGAGGAACAAGTATGGGGATGTTGTGGAATAG
- the TMEM141 gene encoding transmembrane protein 141 isoform X2 → MGLRFAGKQEGQADRCAKRRVGGVAAAGCAPSAAAAPPPPPPPPPAPMVNVGLSRVDDAVAAKHPGLQEYTACQSFAFMKGIGAFITGTGMAFALQKFNRKMPYPLQWNIFVSVVVGSVASYAVTRWETKKCSDLWVFLESAPSAQDVAKEKVPTLEPKEKAGPGMKRNKYGDVVE, encoded by the exons ATGGGGCTGCGCTTCGCTGGCAAGCAGGAAGGACAAGCAGATCGCTGCGCAAAGAGGCGGGTCGGCGGCGTTGCCGCTGCAGGTTGTGCgccctcggcggcggcggcgccgcctcctcctcctcctcctcctcctgcgcccATGGTGAACGTGGGGCTGTCGCGCGTGGACGATGCTGTGGCGGCCAAGCACCCG GGGCTGCAGGAATACACTGCCTGCCagtcctttgccttcatgaaggGAATTGGTGCCTTTATCACAG GCACTGGGATGGCTTTTGCGCTGCAGAAGTTCAACCGGAAGATGCCCTACCCTCTCCAGTGGAACATTTTCGTCTCTGTGG TGGTCGGTTCTGTCGCCAGCTATGCCGTGACACGCTGGGAGACCAAGAAGTGCTCTGATCTGTGGGTCTTCCTGGAGAGTGCCCCGTCCGCCCAGGATGTGGCCAAAG AGAAAGTACCTACTCTGGAGCCCAAAGAAAAGGCAGGGCCAGGCATGAAGAGGAACAAGTATGGGGATGTTGTGGAATAG
- the TMEM141 gene encoding transmembrane protein 141 isoform X1 yields the protein MGLRFAGKQEGQADRCAKRRVGGVAAAGCAPSAAAAPPPPPPPPPAPMVNVGLSRVDDAVAAKHPGLQEYTACQSFAFMKGIGAFITGTGMAFALQKFNRKMPYPLQWNIFVSVVVGSVASYAVTRWETKKCSDLWVFLESAPSAQDVAKGEQRGMPEGYFSSDESAAKGRLRGPKEAEKVPTLEPKEKAGPGMKRNKYGDVVE from the exons ATGGGGCTGCGCTTCGCTGGCAAGCAGGAAGGACAAGCAGATCGCTGCGCAAAGAGGCGGGTCGGCGGCGTTGCCGCTGCAGGTTGTGCgccctcggcggcggcggcgccgcctcctcctcctcctcctcctcctgcgcccATGGTGAACGTGGGGCTGTCGCGCGTGGACGATGCTGTGGCGGCCAAGCACCCG GGGCTGCAGGAATACACTGCCTGCCagtcctttgccttcatgaaggGAATTGGTGCCTTTATCACAG GCACTGGGATGGCTTTTGCGCTGCAGAAGTTCAACCGGAAGATGCCCTACCCTCTCCAGTGGAACATTTTCGTCTCTGTGG TGGTCGGTTCTGTCGCCAGCTATGCCGTGACACGCTGGGAGACCAAGAAGTGCTCTGATCTGTGGGTCTTCCTGGAGAGTGCCCCGTCCGCCCAGGATGTGGCCAAAGGTGAACAGAGAGGGATGCCAGAAGGATACTTCAGTTCTGATGAAAGTGCAGCAAAAGGGCGGCTAAGAGGACCGAAGGAGGCTG AGAAAGTACCTACTCTGGAGCCCAAAGAAAAGGCAGGGCCAGGCATGAAGAGGAACAAGTATGGGGATGTTGTGGAATAG
- the PAXX gene encoding protein PAXX, which produces MMALPPPPPGPFRVVHQQDGQRLLCFCSGSNALRLHVTNASECWSCDVASDNRDDHVSQDGQSPSDDSVSKLKKALESQNPTVTVQASKATLQFEDSGQGLTFDLCKVPPSEARRQLQDVMFGLVERVRTLEKRLKECAAVPLPLGSPEKNALRSQSLFAPEPSPPKGSGRAGQAGAKRRLPGESLINPGFKSKKIPTGVDFDDL; this is translated from the exons ATGAtggcgctgccgccgccgccgccgggtcCCTTCCGAGTGGTCCACCAGCAGGACGGGCAGCGGCTCCTGTGCTTCTGCAGCGGCAGCAACGCTCTCCGGCTCCA CGTCACAAACGCTTCTGAGTGCTGGAGCTGTGATGTCGCTTCCGACAATCGGGACGACCAC GTGTCTCAGGATGGGCAGAGTCCTTCTGATGACAGCGTTTCTAAACTCAA AAAagctttggagagccagaatccGACCGTAACTGTGCAGGCCAGCAAGGCCACCCTGCAGTTTGAAGATAGCGGGCAAGGCTTGACCTTTGACCTCTGCAAAGTACCTCCGTCGGAAGCGAGGAGACAACTTCAGGATGTGATGTTCGGTCTGGTGGAGAGAGTGCGTACGCTGGAGAAACGCCTGAAAG AGTGTGCTGCTGTTCCTTTGCCGCTTGGCAGCCCCGAGAAAAACGCCTTGAGAAGCCAGAGTCTCTTTGCTCCAG AACCGAGTCCCCCGAAGGGCAGTGGTAGAGCTGGACAAGCTGGAGCCAAGAGACGGCTACCCGGGGAGTCTCTCATTAACCCTGGATTCAAAAG TAAGAAGATACCAACAGGAGTCGATTTTGATGATCTGTGA
- the CLIC3 gene encoding chloride intracellular channel protein 3 isoform X1 — protein sequence MAESSKLQLFVKASDDGETIGHCPFCQRLFMILLLKGVPFTLTTVDTKRSLDVLKDFAPGAQLPVLLYDGEPKTDTIKIEEFLEETLGPPSFSSLVPKYKESSIAGNDVFHRFSAYIKNPIPSQDEGLFNSLLKALIKLDRYLNLPLDYELVRDPQLTVSRRRFLDGDQLTLADCSLLPKLNIVNVVCQHYRQVGIPKELRGLWRYLDSAAEVKEFKYTCPNNAEIIQAYRAVVRPLK from the exons ATGGCCGAGAGCTCCAAACTCCAGCTGTTTGTCAAG GCAAGCGATGATGGCGAGACCATTGGGCACTGCCCCTTCTGCCAACGCCTCTTCATGATCCTGCTCCTGAAAGGGGTTCCCTTCACCCTGACCACGGTGGATACCAAGAG GTCCTTGGATGTGCTGAAGGACTTTGCCCCAGGGGCTCAGCTGCCGGTGCTTCTCTACGACGGGGAGCCCAAAACGGACACCATCAAGATAGAGGAGTTCCTGGAGGAGACGCTGGGGCCCCCAAG TTTCTCCAGTCTGGTGCCAAAGTATAAAGAGTCCAGCATCGCCGGAAACGACGTCTTCCACAGGTTCTCTGCCTACATCAAGAATCCAATACCCAGCCAGGATGAAG GCCTCTTCAACAGCCTCCTCAAAGCCCTCATTAAGCTGGACCGCTACCTGAACCTACCCCTGGACTATGAGCTGGTGCGGGACCCTCAACTCACCGTTTCCCGGAGACGGTTTCTGGACGGCGACCAACTGACCCTCGCCGACTGCAGCCTCCTGCCGAAACTCAACATCGTGAAC gtCGTGTGTCAACACTACCGGCAGGTCGGCATCCCCAAAGAGCTGCGTGGCCTGTGGCGATACCTGGACAGCGCCGCCGAGGTGAAGGAGTTCAAGTACACCTGCCCCAACAACGCGGAAATCATCCAGGCCTACCGGGCTGTCGTCCGGCCCCTCAAGTAA
- the CLIC3 gene encoding chloride intracellular channel protein 3 isoform X2 — translation MILLLKGVPFTLTTVDTKRSLDVLKDFAPGAQLPVLLYDGEPKTDTIKIEEFLEETLGPPSFSSLVPKYKESSIAGNDVFHRFSAYIKNPIPSQDEGLFNSLLKALIKLDRYLNLPLDYELVRDPQLTVSRRRFLDGDQLTLADCSLLPKLNIVNVVCQHYRQVGIPKELRGLWRYLDSAAEVKEFKYTCPNNAEIIQAYRAVVRPLK, via the exons ATGATCCTGCTCCTGAAAGGGGTTCCCTTCACCCTGACCACGGTGGATACCAAGAG GTCCTTGGATGTGCTGAAGGACTTTGCCCCAGGGGCTCAGCTGCCGGTGCTTCTCTACGACGGGGAGCCCAAAACGGACACCATCAAGATAGAGGAGTTCCTGGAGGAGACGCTGGGGCCCCCAAG TTTCTCCAGTCTGGTGCCAAAGTATAAAGAGTCCAGCATCGCCGGAAACGACGTCTTCCACAGGTTCTCTGCCTACATCAAGAATCCAATACCCAGCCAGGATGAAG GCCTCTTCAACAGCCTCCTCAAAGCCCTCATTAAGCTGGACCGCTACCTGAACCTACCCCTGGACTATGAGCTGGTGCGGGACCCTCAACTCACCGTTTCCCGGAGACGGTTTCTGGACGGCGACCAACTGACCCTCGCCGACTGCAGCCTCCTGCCGAAACTCAACATCGTGAAC gtCGTGTGTCAACACTACCGGCAGGTCGGCATCCCCAAAGAGCTGCGTGGCCTGTGGCGATACCTGGACAGCGCCGCCGAGGTGAAGGAGTTCAAGTACACCTGCCCCAACAACGCGGAAATCATCCAGGCCTACCGGGCTGTCGTCCGGCCCCTCAAGTAA